The genomic DNA TTGCATTGGCGGGTGAGCGGAAGAAAGCAGATTCCTTCGCTGCGCTGCGGAATGACAATTCGAGAAGTGCGGAAGGTAATGCAACGGCGAAGGAAGATGCAGGAAAGCTGTGCGGCGAGCTTTTGTTTTGCAGGTTGTGCGATGATGTCTGCCCGAGAGGGTTCTTATGCGCAAGGCGGGCTTGATTGTGGTGTCGCTGCTGCTGCTGGCGATGGTCTTCGATGCAGGAGGCGTGGCGCAGACGGCGCAGGCTGGATGGCAGGCGCGGCTGCGGCAGGAGCTTCCCCTGCTGGGGCATCGCAACTGGATCCTGATTGTGGACTCGGCGTATCCGTTGCAGACGGCGGCTGGCATCGAGACGCTGGAGACGGACGCATCGCAGCTTGCGGTGACGCAGGCGGTGCTGGCGGAGCTTGGCCGCACAACGCATGTGCGGCCGGTGGTGTTTCTCGACAAGGAGCTTCAGTACGTGCCCGCGCAGGACTACGCGGAGGTGAATGCGTATCGCGAGGGCCTGAAGAAGGCGCTGAAGCCGTACCCGGTGCAGTCGCTGCTGCATGAGGAGATTCTGCGCAGACTCAGCGAGGAAGCGAAGACGTACAAGGTGCTGGTGTTGAAGACGACGATGACGGTGCCGTATACGTCGGTGTTTCTGCAGCTGGATTGCAGGTATCTGAGCGCGGAGGGAGAGCAGAGGATTCGCGCGGCGATGCAGGCGGCGGGGGCGCGTTAGGGCGCGGCGTCAGCAGACGATGTGGAGCGCCTGGTCGATGGTGCAGGTGGCGCTGCCGGTCTTGCCGGGCATGGTGGGGGTGGAGCGCACGAGGAAGGACTCGCGGGTGGCGGTGACGATGGCGAAGGTGTGTCCGTCGGCGTGGCCGGTGGCGAGGATGGCGGGCAGGGTGGCGAGCGCGGCGAGGGTGGGGCTGTAGGTCTGCGCGGTCTGATGGTAGGTGAGCTGGGCCCTGGCGATGAGGGTGAGGTCGTCGCTGGCGGCCTTGTCCTGTGCGGCGGCGCGGACGCGCTGCACGGCGGGGAGCAGCAGCGCGATGAGCACGCCGATGATGGCGATGACGACAAGCAGCTCGATGAGGGTGAAGCCGGTGGGGGAGGAGGTGCGGCGCATGGGCTCTCCTGTGCGGATGGAAGTGAGGGCCCGGGGGTTGGGTAGCAGGTGGGGTGGATTCTGTGGGGAGGTTTGATTGTGGGATGGTTCGAGCTTCGTGAGGGTGTGGCACCCAGCAGTGCATAGGAAACATGGCTGATACATGTAGTCCAACATGATAAAAACTCTTAAGTAACCAACTAACGTTTTCTAACCTAGGAGACTGAACACTCTTGCAACCCTATGTCTAATCCAATCGCCGCCGATTCCGAGACCATCGATACTGATACAGATCCATACATCCCCGCAGAAAACTCTACATGGGAGAATGATGCGGCTGAGGTGAGAATCCCACCTAGTTTTGGAATATCCTCGGATGTTCCGCTGCCTAATTCCTCGGCGGTAATTGTTTCCGATACTCGCACGAACAAAGCGCGTCGTTGGAGCAAAGTAGAAAGCATCGAGATAGAGAATTTCAAAGCCATCAAGAGAACAAAAGTGCCGCTTGGCGACGTAACAGTTTTAGTAGGGCCTAATAGCTCCGGCAAATCATCTGTTCTACAAGCGGTCCATTGGGCCGCTCGTGCTGCGAGTTACATATCACCTAAAAACACTTCCGAAATGATGTCGTTTGATCGTATCGATTACCTACCGTCAAGCGAACCACTTAAGACTGCCCATAAAGCAGAGCTAAAAAGCGAGCATAAAACACCCCCGACAAGAGTAATTCTTTCCCATGCAGGATCATCCGGTGAGGAGTCTCAGTTGTCCGCACAGATCAGTATCTGGGCTGCTCGCAACAAAGGAGGTATATCAGCGCACATTGCAGGAGAGTCCGCAGTCACTCCGTATAAGCAGCGCGAAAACTTTATAACGGCCTACATTCCTGGGCTCGCCGGGCTTTCAGAGAGAGAGACTATTCTGGCTCAGCCGCTACTTCGTCGACAGGCTGCAAGTGGTGACGCTGGGGGAGTTCTGCGGAATGTGTTATACAACCTCGCTTCCCGCCTCATTCATGAACCAGATTCAACTGCGGCTAATGGCAGATTGGCGCGACTTAATGAACTTATCAATGAAGTGCACGCAGGTATTTCAATTGAAGTGAGCTTTGATGATCGTGAGGATTATCACATATCGGCAACCTATAGAGATTCTGGACTGACTACTGAGCCTCGAACGTTAGAAACTGCCGCAACCGGAGTACTTCAGGTTATTCAGATTTTTGCTTATCTTGTGCTATTCCGTCCCAGAATTATGCTTATCGATGAGCCTGACGCACATTTGCATCCCGATAAACAAGAGTTACTCGTTGAAGCTTTAGAACGCACTACTCAAGAATTTGAAACTCAAATTATCCTCACCACGCACAGCCCTCACATTGCGCGGGCTGCAAGCTCAACTACAAAACTTGTTTGGATGAATAATGGTGAGGTCAAAACAGAAGATGATGATGCAATCCGTCGCCTATTGGGCTGGGGTGGATTAGATCGTGATCTATTGTTTTTTATAGAAGATGAGAGCGACAAGCTTGTAAGAACATTGCTTCGTCAGTGGCCACATTTGGCAAGAAATCTATCAGTGTGTCGCTGTTTTGGCATAGAAAATCTGCCCAAGGATAAGCTTCTACAAGGACTTTTAGTCGATGGCAATCTGGGCATTCGAGCAATAATCCATCGCGATCAAGATTTTATGACGCCTGTCGAAATGCAGAAATGGCATGAAAAATACAAAACCGAGGGTGTTTTCCCTTGGATTAGCAAAGGTTCGGATATCGAATCATATTTTTGTACGCCCCAATATCTGTCCAAGGTATACGACGTTTCTTTAGAGGTAGTTGAGGGGTGGCGCAAGCAGGCAATAGAAAATATTAAAGATGCGAAGAAAGTT from Acidobacteriaceae bacterium includes the following:
- a CDS encoding type II secretion system protein, with translation MYQPCFLCTAGCHTLTKLEPSHNQTSPQNPPHLLPNPRALTSIRTGEPMRRTSSPTGFTLIELLVVIAIIGVLIALLLPAVQRVRAAAQDKAASDDLTLIARAQLTYHQTAQTYSPTLAALATLPAILATGHADGHTFAIVTATRESFLVRSTPTMPGKTGSATCTIDQALHIVC
- a CDS encoding AAA family ATPase, giving the protein MSNPIAADSETIDTDTDPYIPAENSTWENDAAEVRIPPSFGISSDVPLPNSSAVIVSDTRTNKARRWSKVESIEIENFKAIKRTKVPLGDVTVLVGPNSSGKSSVLQAVHWAARAASYISPKNTSEMMSFDRIDYLPSSEPLKTAHKAELKSEHKTPPTRVILSHAGSSGEESQLSAQISIWAARNKGGISAHIAGESAVTPYKQRENFITAYIPGLAGLSERETILAQPLLRRQAASGDAGGVLRNVLYNLASRLIHEPDSTAANGRLARLNELINEVHAGISIEVSFDDREDYHISATYRDSGLTTEPRTLETAATGVLQVIQIFAYLVLFRPRIMLIDEPDAHLHPDKQELLVEALERTTQEFETQIILTTHSPHIARAASSTTKLVWMNNGEVKTEDDDAIRRLLGWGGLDRDLLFFIEDESDKLVRTLLRQWPHLARNLSVCRCFGIENLPKDKLLQGLLVDGNLGIRAIIHRDQDFMTPVEMQKWHEKYKTEGVFPWISKGSDIESYFCTPQYLSKVYDVSLEVVEGWRKQAIENIKDAKKVFLGKRKEINRCFWNEEGGSPNSEELWTSLGGQNADTVLGKSLLRALKPVIKYAGYDEKRLNNLTMPVGFELASDLKELLQKALS